The stretch of DNA ACAATCAGGTATTGGAAGACCACAATCTCCAATAGCTAACATATCTGTATGTCCCATTTTAGATATTACTTCTGATAATTCACTGTTTAGTAATGCTGTTTTTTTCATTTCTAGTTCTCCTTATATATCTCTAATACTTCATCTAAATATGGTATAGATGGTTGTGCACCTTCTCTTTGTACTGCTATTGATGAAACTTTATTTCCAAATCTAACAGCTTCAGTTAAATCTTCAAATGTTAAATTGTTAGTGTTAAGTCTAGAACTTAATGCTCCAATAAAACTATCCCCTGCTGCAGTTGTATCTATTGCATTAACTTTAAATGCATCAATTATTCTGGCATCTTCTTTTGATATTACTGCAGCTCCTCTTGACCCTAAAGTTATTATTACAAATTTAACTCCTTTTGCTATCATTTTACTAGCTGCCATTTTAGCACTCTCTAAGTCTATAACCTTAACCCCTGTAATTAATTCAGCTTCTGTTTCATTAGGGATTATTATATCTGTATAATTTAATAACTCCTCTTGAATCTCCTTAGCTGGCGCTGGATTCAATATAGTAAACTTATTTAGTTTTTTAGCTTCTTTAAATGCCTCTAATGTAACATTTATTGGGGTTTCAAATTGAGATATCACTATATCACTTTCTTTTATTGCCTCTTTTGAACCTTCTATATCTTCATTAGTTATAGCCATATTAGCTCCAGGTACAACTATTATAGAATTATTTCCATTTTCATTAACCATTATCATAGCCATTCCTGTTGGTTCTTTTTCATCTATTAAAACATAGTTTGTATTTATTTTATCTTCTATTAACTTATCTACTAAAACTTTCCCATTTTCATCTTTACCTACTTTTGATACCATATATACTTTAGCTCCATATCTTTGAGCTGCTACTGCTTGATTAGCACCTTTACCACCTGGAATTTTTTTAAATCCCTTTGATAAAATAGTTTCTCCTACCTTAGGCATATCTTCAATTTGTAAAACAAGATCCATATTCATACTTCCTAAAACACATATCTTATTCATAATAATTCCTCCTAAGAATCTCTAGTTACTCGGTTAACTCAACCGGTTAACTATATAATACACTCTTTAGTAAACAATTACAATACTTTTCGGAATATTTTTTTATTTTATTTAAATTTACTTTGCAAACAAAAGAGATTGGATATAAATTAGTAAATAAAAATTTATATCCAATCTCTCTTATTAATTATTTTTAAATTCTTTTATTTGACTTTCAGCTTCTCTATCAACATTAATATTAACATTAGCTCTCTTTACTGATCCTGAAAACATTTTTTGTATCATTCCATCTAATCTATTCTCAACAAAAACTTTTCGAGTAATTTTTTTAACCTTTTCTTGATGTAGTTTTTGTTCTAAAAGCCAATCAATAGCTTCTTTAGTAGTATTAGAGTTCCAATAATTATTAGGCACTTGTTTTAATTCCCATGGCTTAATCTGATTTGGATAAACAAAATTAACTACCTCATAGGGTGAACCATTAAAAATTTTAGAAAACATTCCATTTAGTTTATTTTCTATAAAAATTTCTCCCGTAAGATTATTTTTTATCTCGTCAATGCTCCATTTTAATTTTTCTTCGAATAACCATTTTAATGCTTCCATACATGTATTTTCATTCCAATAATTATTTTCTACTTTGCTTAACTCCCACGGTCTAAATTTGTCTGGATAGGCGTTATTAACTAAATTAAAAATAGAATAGTTAAAAACTTTTTCTACCATCCCACTTAATTTATATTCTTTTAGAACTATAAATCTTAACTTTTCTTTTAGCTCTTCATCAGACCACATTAATATTTCTTCTATTAAATATCTTGTTAATATTGCTGCATCTTGTTTTGCCTCTGTCCTTTTCCAAAAGCCTCTTGGAAATTTTTCTACACTTCCATCTAAAATAAGTCTATATATTTGTAGTGCATCCATTTCGTGTATTTTTGAATATGTGCTTCTCATATTTACTTATTCCTCCCCAAATGTTTAATTTCTCAATATCTACTAAAAATCTCCCCTTTTTATAACTAAATCTTATATCATATCCGTCTTGTAATTAATGATTTATTTCTACTTATATCCCTGTTTTTTTTCGCATTTATTATTATAAATAATAATGTTTGTAAAAAAGCTAGAGACTGATAATTTACAGTCTCTAGCTTAGCATTTATTTTTTATTTTCCTTTTGAGTTTTATATTCTTTTGGGGAAACCCCTATGTATTTTTTAAAGGTTCTACTAAAATATTCTACATCATTATAATCTAATTTATAACTAACTTCATATACCTTTATTTCTGCATTTAATAATAAGTTTTTAGCTCTTTCCATTTTTAAAAAAGTCATATGTTCAACTATAGTTTTCCCAGTTGTTTTCCTAAAAAAATGACTTATATAACTTTTATTCATATTCATCTTATTACATATTAGCTCTAATGAAATATTGTTTTCTATATTTTCTATTATAATAGTACAGATTTCCTCTACTCTTTTATTATTTAAATAACCAAACTTATATTTAGCTATATCAATCATTAATTTATTGATAATTTCCTTTAAATAATTTCTTATTGTTTGTATATCATCACTTCTAAATTCATCGCTCTTTTTCCAATTTTTTATATTAACAAACTTATTATACCATCTATATTCTAATACTACATTATAGAGTATTTCATCTGAAACTTTTTTTACGATATACTTATCAGAATCCGATTTAAAAATATTTTCTTCTAATGCATTATTGATAATATCATCAATTTTATTAAATACTAAATCATTTCCTTCTCTTATATATTCTAAGATTTCACTAATTTCATCCTCTTTGATTAGCTTATCTATTTTACTAATTTTTTCTTCTTTTCTACGCTGTTCAACTAAAAATTTATTTGCTCGTATTAAAGCTTCTTCTAGTTCTTTTTCATTTATTGGTTTTGTAAGATAATCAAACGCTCCAAAAATAATTCCTTCTCTTGCATATTTAAATTCACTATATTCACTTAATAATATTACACAAATAGATAATCTCGCTTCTTTAATTTTTTTTAATAAAGTTACTCCATCTATATTTGGCATTTTTATATCTGTTATTATTAAATCTATTTTATTATCTCTTATTTTAGTTAATGCCTCTTCTCCATCTGAAGCTTCACTTACTACCCTAAACCCCGTTTTCTCTCCCCAGATTTTTTTTCTTATTATGTCCTTTCTCATTATTGGTAAATCATCTACAACCATTACATTAAACATTTTCATCACCTATACTTAGTATAATTAATTTACTTGTAATAACGAAAAATACACTATTGTTCCTTTATTAAATTCAGATTCTATCCATATTTCACCGTTATGCTTTTGTATCTTTTGCACTGGAAAATAAATTATATATTAAAACTCTAATTAATGTTTCATGAGCATTTATTTTTAACTTAATATATATTATATTGAATATATCTTCATATCCTGGCATAATTATTATTGCTATTACCAAATAATTTAATTATAAAAAACATCCTATTATTTATAATTTTATCTTTTATAGCTAATTTTATTGCCTATTTTCTATTTTAATGCTCTATATATAATCATTTCCATATATCAACTTTTCAATCATAAAAAGTGAGGTATATTAAAATAGCTATTTTAATATAATTAGCTATTAATACGCACCCCACTATAATTTTATTTTTAACTAAAATTATATGCATTTATTATTATAATATCTAAGCATATAATTTTTATAAATGTATTTTTTTTAGTTTCTACCTAGTTTTTTTTGTATTTACAGTTTTTTAATATTTTTTACAATTATTAAAAAATGAAAATGTACATATAATTAAATTTTTTAATAAAAAATTTAGCCATCTTATTAATTATGTCTTCATTTCTATTAAGTGTATTTTTTTAACTGTAATATTTCTTCTTTAGATAAATTACGCCACTTTCCTATTTCTAATTCATCTAATCTTATATTCATAATTCTAATACGTTCTAATCTTATTACATTGTATCCAAAAAACTTGCTCATTCTTCGAATTTGTCTATTTAATCCTTGAGTTAATATAATTTTAAAAGTGTTTTCTGAAATTCTTTCAACTACACAAGGTCTTGTTATAGTATTGCAAACTTCAACACCTGAAGCCATACCCTTAATAAAATCATCGTCAAAATTTTTATCTACAGTTACTATATATTCTTTTTCATGATTGTTTTCTGATTCTAAAATTTTATTTGCTAATTCTCCGTCATTAGTCATTAATATTAATCCTTGTGAATCTTTATCTAATCTCCCTACTGGAAATATATATTCTGGATAATTTATAAAATCAATTATATTACTTTTAACATCTCTTGCTGCTGTGCATGTTATCCCTATAGGTTTATTCAATACAATATAAACCTTATCTTTTATTGGTATAGGTTTATTATCAATAAAAATATTATCTTCTTCTTCAACCCATTGACCTGGCACACACAACTTTCCATTTACAGTTATTCTTTTTTCCTCAATAAATCTATTTGCTTCTTTTCTTGAACAAAATCCTAAATTACTAAGAAGTTTATTTATTCGCATGTAAAATCTTTATCCTTTCAATATGTCTCAATCTCTTTAAAATATTTTACTTAACTAATCTTAAATTTACAACTATGTATACAAAAAAACTCAGACTATCTAATAATCTAAGTTTTTTATCTAAATTAATTTTGGCTTATATTTTTCTTTGCTCAAAGATACGTTGCTATAAAATATACCCTTGTCCTCTCTTAGTTTGTAGATAACCTATAGCCCCTATCTCTTAAAGCTTCTTCCTTAAACTCTACCTCACTTGTAGCCAAATTATATTTTAAATCCATATAATTAAATATATCAACTTCATTATTTTTATAAGTTCTTCTTATAATGGATGAACTTCCTCAACAACATTTTCAAAATCTAAAGAATATTTTGTTTCATATCCATATCTATTCAAAAAAGTGCTTAATTCTAACCTGATTTTTTCTTCATCTTTTATAATATAAATTTTATTATTCATCTTATCCCCCTACCCTATAAAAAAATAGTACATTTTACTGTACTATTTTTAATTTTTATTAAATTATATCACAATTTAAGTTCTCTCTATTTTAACTTTACTTCCACCCTTACCTGATTCAGC from Clostridium chauvoei encodes:
- the rbsK gene encoding ribokinase; its protein translation is MNKICVLGSMNMDLVLQIEDMPKVGETILSKGFKKIPGGKGANQAVAAQRYGAKVYMVSKVGKDENGKVLVDKLIEDKINTNYVLIDEKEPTGMAMIMVNENGNNSIIVVPGANMAITNEDIEGSKEAIKESDIVISQFETPINVTLEAFKEAKKLNKFTILNPAPAKEIQEELLNYTDIIIPNETEAELITGVKVIDLESAKMAASKMIAKGVKFVIITLGSRGAAVISKEDARIIDAFKVNAIDTTAAGDSFIGALSSRLNTNNLTFEDLTEAVRFGNKVSSIAVQREGAQPSIPYLDEVLEIYKEN
- a CDS encoding DUF4046 domain-containing protein — encoded protein: MRSTYSKIHEMDALQIYRLILDGSVEKFPRGFWKRTEAKQDAAILTRYLIEEILMWSDEELKEKLRFIVLKEYKLSGMVEKVFNYSIFNLVNNAYPDKFRPWELSKVENNYWNENTCMEALKWLFEEKLKWSIDEIKNNLTGEIFIENKLNGMFSKIFNGSPYEVVNFVYPNQIKPWELKQVPNNYWNSNTTKEAIDWLLEQKLHQEKVKKITRKVFVENRLDGMIQKMFSGSVKRANVNINVDREAESQIKEFKNN
- a CDS encoding response regulator transcription factor, with amino-acid sequence MFNVMVVDDLPIMRKDIIRKKIWGEKTGFRVVSEASDGEEALTKIRDNKIDLIITDIKMPNIDGVTLLKKIKEARLSICVILLSEYSEFKYAREGIIFGAFDYLTKPINEKELEEALIRANKFLVEQRRKEEKISKIDKLIKEDEISEILEYIREGNDLVFNKIDDIINNALEENIFKSDSDKYIVKKVSDEILYNVVLEYRWYNKFVNIKNWKKSDEFRSDDIQTIRNYLKEIINKLMIDIAKYKFGYLNNKRVEEICTIIIENIENNISLELICNKMNMNKSYISHFFRKTTGKTIVEHMTFLKMERAKNLLLNAEIKVYEVSYKLDYNDVEYFSRTFKKYIGVSPKEYKTQKENKK
- a CDS encoding pseudouridine synthase; this translates as MRINKLLSNLGFCSRKEANRFIEEKRITVNGKLCVPGQWVEEEDNIFIDNKPIPIKDKVYIVLNKPIGITCTAARDVKSNIIDFINYPEYIFPVGRLDKDSQGLILMTNDGELANKILESENNHEKEYIVTVDKNFDDDFIKGMASGVEVCNTITRPCVVERISENTFKIILTQGLNRQIRRMSKFFGYNVIRLERIRIMNIRLDELEIGKWRNLSKEEILQLKKYT